A region of Cellulophaga sp. RHA19 DNA encodes the following proteins:
- a CDS encoding nitroreductase family protein, which yields MEIIKKLEWRYAVKKFNEDIVLSDAKIEAIKEAFNLTATSYGLQPTKMVVVKNKALQQQLAASSYKQQQVSQASHVLVLCRETEISSAYIANYFKRVQQVRGTSSDILDPFKEQLTASFSKKNEQEIAQWAINQAYLILGNLLTVCAAVEVDACPMEGFVPAEYDTLLGLDKLNLASVLVMPIGIRADDDVFSTFKKVRKETVESVIEIA from the coding sequence ATGGAGATTATTAAAAAGTTAGAATGGCGTTACGCTGTTAAAAAGTTTAATGAAGATATTGTACTATCAGATGCAAAAATAGAAGCAATAAAAGAAGCTTTTAACTTAACAGCTACATCATATGGTTTACAACCTACAAAAATGGTTGTTGTTAAAAACAAAGCATTACAGCAGCAGTTGGCAGCAAGCTCATACAAGCAACAGCAAGTGTCGCAGGCGTCTCACGTATTGGTTTTATGTAGAGAAACTGAAATAAGCTCTGCTTATATAGCTAATTATTTTAAACGAGTACAACAAGTAAGAGGTACTAGTTCTGATATTTTAGATCCGTTTAAAGAACAATTAACAGCTAGTTTTAGTAAAAAAAACGAGCAAGAAATAGCACAATGGGCAATTAATCAGGCTTACCTTATTTTAGGAAACTTGTTAACTGTTTGTGCTGCGGTAGAAGTAGATGCTTGCCCAATGGAGGGCTTTGTGCCTGCAGAATATGATACACTATTAGGATTAGATAAGCTAAATTTGGCTTCTGTTTTGGTTATGCCAATAGGTATAAGAGCAGATGACGATGTGTTTTCTACCTTTAAAAAAGTACGTAAAGAGACTGTAGAAAGTGTGATAGAAATAGCCTAA
- a CDS encoding DegT/DnrJ/EryC1/StrS family aminotransferase, whose product MPGFEFFGDKERAEVQKVLDSGVLMRYGFDGMRGDQWKALELEEALTKRMEVGYAQLVSSGTAALTVALASAGIGAGDEVIMPTFTFVASFESILALGAVPILVDVDNTLTLDPEAVEKAITPKTKVVMPVHMCGSMANLSALKAICDKHNLLLLEDACQAIGGTYEGKPLGSYGDLGCFSFDYVKTITCGEGGAVITNNEQYYKNADHYSDHGHDHIGKDRGAEDHPFLGYNYRISELHAAVGVAQVQRLDEFIAIQKKTYTILRNTLSTIPEVTFRAVPEGGEENYSFLSIFLPTEELTKKAHKALGENSVDACFYWYANNWHYYKKWAHLTNLTSLGKLPNEVKEQLPDYSKSDFSKSDQWISRTISCLVKLGWTDEEVEQRAANMVKAIKSVL is encoded by the coding sequence ATGCCAGGATTTGAATTTTTTGGAGATAAGGAAAGAGCAGAAGTACAAAAGGTACTAGACTCAGGTGTTTTAATGCGTTATGGTTTTGACGGTATGCGTGGCGACCAATGGAAGGCATTAGAGCTAGAGGAAGCCTTAACTAAAAGAATGGAAGTAGGTTATGCACAATTGGTAAGTAGTGGTACTGCAGCTTTAACAGTTGCATTGGCTAGTGCAGGTATTGGTGCAGGAGACGAAGTAATTATGCCAACATTTACTTTTGTTGCTAGTTTTGAGTCTATTTTAGCATTAGGAGCTGTTCCTATTTTAGTTGATGTAGATAATACGTTAACCTTAGATCCAGAAGCGGTAGAAAAAGCAATTACGCCAAAGACAAAGGTAGTTATGCCTGTGCATATGTGTGGTTCTATGGCTAATTTAAGTGCTTTAAAAGCTATTTGTGACAAGCATAATTTATTGTTATTAGAAGATGCTTGCCAAGCAATTGGTGGTACTTATGAAGGTAAACCTTTAGGTAGTTACGGAGATTTAGGATGTTTTTCTTTTGATTATGTAAAAACAATAACTTGTGGTGAAGGTGGTGCTGTAATTACTAACAATGAGCAGTACTATAAAAATGCAGACCATTATTCAGATCATGGTCATGATCACATAGGTAAAGATAGGGGAGCAGAAGATCACCCATTTTTAGGATACAACTACAGAATTTCAGAATTACACGCAGCAGTAGGTGTAGCTCAGGTACAAAGATTAGATGAATTTATAGCAATACAGAAAAAAACGTATACTATTTTACGTAATACATTGTCTACAATACCAGAGGTAACTTTTAGAGCTGTACCTGAAGGAGGAGAAGAAAATTACTCTTTCTTATCTATATTTTTACCAACAGAAGAATTAACTAAAAAAGCGCATAAAGCTTTAGGTGAAAATAGTGTTGATGCTTGTTTTTACTGGTATGCAAATAATTGGCATTACTATAAAAAATGGGCTCACTTAACTAATTTAACATCTTTAGGTAAGCTACCTAATGAGGTTAAAGAGCAACTGCCAGATTATAGCAAGTCAGACTTTTCTAAATCTGACCAATGGATTAGTAGAACAATTTCTTGTCTAGTAAAATTAGGATGGACTGATGAGGAAGTAGAGCAGAGAGCTGCTAATATGGTTAAAGCAATAAAATCTGTATTATAA